The following proteins come from a genomic window of Herpetosiphon gulosus:
- the pstB gene encoding phosphate ABC transporter ATP-binding protein PstB, whose product MTEKQTDTANYTLTVRNMNVYYGAFRAINNVSLDIERNKITALIGPSGCGKSTVLRSLNRMNDLVNGARVEGEVLFHEQNLYASDVDAVEVRRRIGMVFQKPNPFPKSIYDNIAFGPRINGWKGTKSEMDDLVERCLRQSALWDDVKDKLKESGLALSGGQQQRLCIARALAVEPEVILMDEPCSALDPISTLKIEELMMELRQRYTIAIVTHNMQQAARASDYTAFFLMNDQRAGELVEYGPTGDLFTNPKDKRTEDYITGRFG is encoded by the coding sequence ATGACCGAGAAACAAACTGACACTGCCAACTATACCTTGACGGTGCGCAATATGAATGTCTACTATGGGGCATTCCGCGCCATCAACAATGTTTCGCTGGATATCGAACGCAACAAAATTACCGCGCTGATTGGCCCTTCAGGCTGTGGTAAAAGCACGGTGCTGCGCTCGCTCAATCGCATGAACGATCTGGTCAATGGCGCTCGGGTCGAAGGCGAAGTGCTGTTCCACGAGCAAAATCTGTATGCCAGCGATGTTGATGCGGTTGAAGTTCGTCGCCGCATCGGTATGGTCTTCCAAAAGCCCAATCCCTTCCCAAAAAGCATTTACGATAACATTGCCTTTGGCCCACGGATCAACGGTTGGAAGGGCACTAAGAGCGAAATGGACGACTTGGTTGAGCGCTGTCTGCGTCAATCGGCCTTGTGGGATGATGTCAAAGATAAGTTGAAGGAAAGTGGTTTGGCGCTTTCTGGTGGTCAACAACAGCGCTTGTGTATTGCTCGCGCCTTGGCTGTCGAGCCAGAAGTGATTTTGATGGATGAGCCATGTTCGGCACTCGACCCTATCAGCACCTTGAAAATCGAGGAACTGATGATGGAGTTGCGCCAACGCTATACGATTGCGATTGTGACTCACAATATGCAACAAGCTGCTCGCGCCTCAGATTACACCGCCTTCTTCTTGATGAACGATCAACGGGCTGGCGAGTTGGTGGAATATGGCCCAACTGGCGATTTATTCACCAACCCCAAAGACAAACGAACCGAAGATTACATCACCGGACGCTTTGGTTAA
- the pstA gene encoding phosphate ABC transporter permease PstA, with amino-acid sequence MTTLNDKIKSGLPQGEAARRNVASRRRTGAIWRTIFLSATIIGLIALSLLIYNVVNEVFGYVATEYAVDPATLSDKPLDDLSKDELVAVLQDNMRANAFRTLEREKPMADRSESEVYDLVIERVLKPQTLETWTLRDSWFNKAAIDAQVASEFPEAKLEFRSWLTAGFLTTPMSSDPLRAGVRTALLGSLWMIAITILFAFPIGVGAAIYLEEYATDNRFNRIIQTNINNLAGVPSIIYGMLGLVIFVRTLEPITSGRIFGADSGNGRTIVAASLTMMLLILPIMIINGQEAIRAVPLSLRQASYGLGATKWQTIWHHVLPNALPGIFTGTILAVSRAIGETAPLIVVGASTFIVTDPDGPFAKFTVLPIQIYNWTSRPQPEFAHIAASAIVVLLVMLLSLNAIAVLLRNRFSKRG; translated from the coding sequence ATGACAACACTGAATGATAAGATTAAATCAGGGTTGCCTCAAGGTGAAGCGGCTCGCCGCAATGTTGCTAGCCGCCGCCGCACTGGCGCAATCTGGCGCACAATTTTTCTTTCGGCCACGATTATTGGCTTAATTGCCCTGAGTTTGTTGATTTATAACGTGGTCAACGAAGTCTTTGGCTATGTGGCCACCGAATACGCAGTTGATCCGGCAACGCTCAGCGATAAACCGCTTGACGACTTGAGCAAAGATGAGTTAGTCGCGGTGTTGCAAGATAATATGCGGGCCAATGCCTTTCGTACCCTAGAGCGCGAAAAGCCCATGGCCGACCGCAGTGAGAGCGAAGTCTACGATTTGGTGATCGAGCGGGTGTTAAAGCCCCAAACCCTCGAAACCTGGACGTTGCGCGATTCGTGGTTCAACAAAGCGGCGATCGATGCCCAAGTTGCCAGCGAGTTTCCCGAAGCCAAACTTGAATTCCGTTCATGGCTTACCGCTGGTTTCTTGACCACGCCCATGTCGAGCGACCCGCTGCGTGCTGGCGTGCGCACGGCCTTGCTTGGCTCGTTGTGGATGATCGCAATCACGATTTTGTTTGCCTTCCCAATTGGGGTTGGCGCAGCAATTTACCTCGAAGAGTATGCCACCGACAATCGCTTTAACCGCATCATTCAAACCAATATCAATAATTTGGCTGGTGTGCCATCAATTATTTATGGGATGCTTGGTTTGGTGATTTTTGTGCGCACGCTTGAGCCAATCACCAGCGGGCGAATTTTCGGCGCTGATAGTGGCAATGGCCGTACAATCGTCGCTGCTTCGCTCACCATGATGTTGCTGATTTTGCCAATTATGATTATTAACGGCCAAGAAGCGATTCGCGCCGTGCCATTGTCGTTGCGTCAAGCCAGCTATGGGCTTGGGGCCACCAAATGGCAAACAATTTGGCATCATGTGTTGCCCAACGCCTTGCCTGGGATTTTCACTGGCACAATTTTGGCAGTTTCACGGGCAATCGGCGAAACCGCACCCTTGATTGTGGTTGGGGCTTCGACCTTTATCGTGACCGATCCTGATGGCCCATTTGCCAAATTTACCGTATTACCAATTCAAATCTACAACTGGACATCGCGACCACAACCAGAATTTGCCCATATTGCGGCCTCAGCAATTGTGGTGTTGTTGGTGATGTTGCTATCGCTCAATGCCATTGCCGTCTTGTTACGCAATCGCTTCAGCAAACGAGGTTAA
- the pstC gene encoding phosphate ABC transporter permease subunit PstC gives MDSRRITTSQRETTRPFSLKKQPRLGESIIQGFLLFCGVLSMFTTIGIVVVLGSESIAFFRQVSIVEFVTNTVWSPQIDEFGILPLLLSTLLTSTIAMFIALPTGLAAALYLSEYASSRARSILKPILEVLAGVPTVVYGYFALKFMTPVLKAVFGEANVNIYNMASAGLVMGIMIIPMVSSMSEDALSAVPRALREGAYGLGATRLETAIKVVLPAGISGIIAAFVVAISRAVGETMIVAVAAGAKPTFTFNPFEAAETMTGHIARISGGDLSYASIDYNSIFAIGLTLFLMTLGLNMVSRRLVRRFREVYE, from the coding sequence ATGGATAGCCGTCGTATTACGACCTCGCAACGTGAGACAACTCGCCCGTTTAGCCTAAAAAAGCAGCCGCGCCTTGGTGAAAGCATTATCCAAGGATTTTTGCTCTTTTGCGGTGTGCTTTCGATGTTCACAACGATCGGGATCGTGGTTGTGCTTGGCTCAGAATCAATTGCATTCTTTCGCCAAGTTAGCATTGTCGAATTTGTGACCAACACGGTTTGGTCGCCCCAAATTGATGAGTTTGGGATTTTGCCTTTGCTGCTCTCAACGTTGCTCACTTCGACCATCGCAATGTTTATTGCATTGCCAACCGGCCTCGCAGCGGCGCTTTATCTGAGCGAATATGCCTCAAGCCGCGCCCGGAGCATTCTCAAGCCAATCTTGGAAGTTTTGGCGGGTGTGCCAACCGTGGTCTATGGCTACTTTGCGCTCAAATTTATGACACCAGTTCTCAAGGCAGTCTTTGGTGAGGCCAATGTCAATATCTACAACATGGCTTCGGCTGGCTTGGTGATGGGGATTATGATTATTCCCATGGTGTCGTCGATGAGTGAAGATGCGCTCAGTGCTGTGCCACGCGCCCTGCGTGAAGGGGCTTATGGCTTGGGTGCAACCCGCCTCGAAACTGCGATTAAAGTAGTTTTACCAGCGGGGATTTCGGGGATTATTGCGGCCTTTGTGGTAGCAATTTCGCGGGCAGTTGGCGAAACAATGATTGTGGCGGTGGCGGCTGGTGCTAAACCAACCTTTACCTTCAATCCATTTGAAGCTGCCGAAACCATGACTGGGCACATCGCACGGATCAGCGGTGGCGACCTTAGTTATGCCAGCATCGACTACAACAGTATCTTTGCCATTGGCTTGACCCTCTTCTTGATGACGCTTGGTCTCAATATGGTCAGCCGTCGCTTGGTACGCCGCTTCCGTGAGGTATACGAATAA